Within the Leptospira ryugenii genome, the region ATCTAGCCAAAGTAAGTCATAGATATTCGGGATTGCGCCTTCAATTTTTTGGATGTATTGTTCTAAAATCTGTTCTTCACTAGACTGGTTGGCATTCTGAAGTTTTGCATAGGGTCGTAAATGTTCCTTCGCCCTCAGAAAGAAAATAGCGAAAGCATCACTAATAGAGACCAATGAATCAAAGGATCGATCTGAATAGAAACCAGCGAATAAAATTCCAAAGAGTTCTTCAACGAATAGCTTTGCAGCGCGTTGGTTAATGTATAAAGGAATATTCTTTCTCTGTCTGGAAAAAATGGACACGATCAATTTCTTTTCTTCCTCGGAGAGCTCTCGTGATTGGAGTAGTGTAAGTTCAGAAGGATTGATTTCTTTTTCGTTCATGGGATCAATCTCTCTCTGTGGAAATATCCAAAAACAAGGAATAGGCGGAACCTATGACTTTTGAGTGAACAACAATCTGTTCTTTTAAATCTTTGTCCCAATACGGCTCACTCAAATGCCATTGCTCTGGATTCGAAAATGCTTTTTTCACATGTCGATAGAAAAATGGCAAATAAGACCAGTTCTTTCTTACATTCTGCTGTTTTTCAATGAAACTGGACTCTCCTTGTCTTTCAAAGAGATTCGAAATTTGAGTGCCTGTCCAGTCTGTGATGTAGATACGTTTGATCTTGTTAGATATTTTGAAGAGACTTTGTGCGTCCAGGTATACTAAGTTGCCTATTTGTTTGAGACGGATTTCCGATTGGTTGAGTTGCTCGAGAAGTTTGGTTTCAGTTTGTATCTCTTTTGCTATTTTTTTTCTCTTCCAATCATGATACGAGTTTAAGATATCCAATAGATTTCCGTTTTGAAATTCATCGGATACATCTGCCTCCTGGATGGGACTCAATGCCTCCCCTTGGAGGTAGAGGGCTCCCGATTCTAAAGCAAGCCTCAATTTTTTTTCCGAATCAATGCCATCGAAGAGAAGAGCCGCCCCCGTTGTTAAGGAAAAGTCTTTTAGAAAATAAAGTATAGTGTGGAATTCTGAATCTGGAATGCCTACTTGTTCGTGAAGATCTACCTTGATCATATCTGGTTTCAAAGCACCTAAAAAAGATACTGCAGGAGAGTCTGAACCAAGACCTTTCACAAGTATCCGAAAGCCAAGTTCTTTCCAAAAGTCTAAGGCAACTAACAATTGATTGGTATCTTCTTTGCTTTGCTGGCAGTCAATTTGAAGATAGATTTGGTTTGCTTGCAATCCTTGAGTCTTTAAGTAATTGAGAAGTTTTGACTCCATTCCTGAGGAGGTATTAAAGTCTTGTATCAAATCTGAAAATCCGATACGCAAAACGAATATTTCGTCCGATTTTGTGAAATTAGGAAGTATTATTTTGCCATTGTTTTTGGGAATCAAGATCTCCCTTCCAATTCGTTTTTGCTCTTCTACAGAGAAAATTGATTGGAATTGCACTTTGCTATCTTCCGAAAGAATACTCATTGGAAATGCTGAAATCGTATCAATCTCTTTATCTGAATATAGGAGTTCATTCATGGTAGGATTCCTTTTTCTTTTAAAAATTCGTGATTGAAAACTTTGGATTGGTATTTTGCACCAGTGTCACATAACACAGTTACTATGGTATGA harbors:
- a CDS encoding EAL domain-containing protein, with amino-acid sequence MNELLYSDKEIDTISAFPMSILSEDSKVQFQSIFSVEEQKRIGREILIPKNNGKIILPNFTKSDEIFVLRIGFSDLIQDFNTSSGMESKLLNYLKTQGLQANQIYLQIDCQQSKEDTNQLLVALDFWKELGFRILVKGLGSDSPAVSFLGALKPDMIKVDLHEQVGIPDSEFHTILYFLKDFSLTTGAALLFDGIDSEKKLRLALESGALYLQGEALSPIQEADVSDEFQNGNLLDILNSYHDWKRKKIAKEIQTETKLLEQLNQSEIRLKQIGNLVYLDAQSLFKISNKIKRIYITDWTGTQISNLFERQGESSFIEKQQNVRKNWSYLPFFYRHVKKAFSNPEQWHLSEPYWDKDLKEQIVVHSKVIGSAYSLFLDISTERD